The Magnolia sinica isolate HGM2019 chromosome 11, MsV1, whole genome shotgun sequence DNA window ttgtcccttggagtccgtcccttgccttggtgcattctgaacgttaaatccgtgcttttagcattctttttcagtccatgctcgtaaatacaccttgcatcacaaacacgattaaactggtgcattaaatagtatcatgtccataaattcaggtaataattgggtctgatatgcaatatttgaccctcaataggctACAGCTTTTATCTATAGCCTTTGCCTAGTTTTCTGGTAGTGATTCCTTCAATCTTATCAAGCGGAATCAGACCAAAAGGCAAATCTTAACAAAAGTTGCTTCCTATGTTCAATTAAACTTTTGATTTCCAGAATCAGGACCATTGAGAATTTCTTGGGAATTTCAAAATCCAGTTGCTGCCCTATATACTTGGGGGTGTCACTGTTCACGGGAAGGGTTAAGAGATCGCTATTTCAATCATTGTTGGACAAGGTGGAAGCCCGCCTATCCGGGTGGAAGGTGAGATGTCTCTCCCAATAGGGTCATGCCATCCTAGTGTAGCACGTGCTTGGAAGCATGCCGATTCACGCTATGGATGCTATTTAGATTCCTTCTTCAGCTATTGGTGGTTTAGAAAAGCTTTTCGCCAACTTTTTCTGGGGTTGGGTAGACAACAAGCGTAAACTTCATTGGTCGATTTGGAAAGATATTGTTGTTCTTAAAAGCAAAGGTGGGATGGGTTTCAGAAGGCTAAAAGATGTGATGAAAGCCCTTCGTTTCAAATTGGCATGGGCGGTTAAATATGGAAAAAGTGGTAGCCTGTGGAGTTCTTTATTTAGAGCCAAGTATATCTAAGACATTGATTCAGTTGCGACAGATTTTTTAGCCCCTTGTCCATCACCTTTATGGAAAAGCATCAGGGCCTTGCTATCTACATTGGACGCTATCACCCAATGCTGCGTGGGTCAGGGTCTCGATAGCTTGTGGTCTTCCAATTTGTCTGGGCTTGGTCGTCTGGACAACCTGGTAGAGTCTCCTCTCCCTCCAACCATGAGGTCCATGAAAATTAGAGATTTCATAGGTATAGACAGGCCTCTTCCCCCTTCTTTTGTCTACTCTTTCCTATCTCAGGAAGTCCTCGACTACCTGTTTCAAGGCAGTTTTTGTCTCTCGGAGGAAGCTGAAAATTGCTTCTGGCCTCTTGAGCCTTCCGGGACCTTCTCAGTCAAGTCAACTTGGGAACTTAGTAGAGAGACCAAGCAAAGAAAGGCCTGGGCGAAATGGGTTTGGCATGTCAAGATGCCCCTGAAAATCTCCATGTCTGTTTGGCATCTGCTGAAGAAAGCCATTCCGGTGGAAGTATTTGTCCAATCTAAAGGTGTTCATCTCGCATCTATATGTGTTTGTTGTGTGGGCATCCTATCCGCGGGCCTGAGTGTGAGAACCTCGACCATATGTTCCTTCATGGGGCTCTTCGGCTGAAGTTTGGACCCACTTTAGCGCCATCTTCAACCTCTCCCCCTTGTCACAACACTCAGTAGAAAGCAATTGATGCATTGGTGGTCTTCCCCTACTCAGCAGGGGCGTATTTCCTAGATGGAGGGGCTGACGCCTAGCTGTATTCTCTGGGAGATCTGGAAATCAAGGAACGCTACCAAGTTTGATGGAAAATCTCTCCTTGCGTCGACTGTTATCGCCTGAGTGAAATGGTGGTTATCCTTGCTTCATAACATGCTCTCCAATTCTTCATGGCAACCTAAAGTAAATCAGAACCTCTTTGGGGACTTGGGCATTGAATGGCACAAACAGGTTAGGAAAGAAGTGGCGTTGGTGAAGTGGAAAAGATCTCAAATGGGCTAGGTCAAACTGAACGTTGATGGTTCAGCTAGGGGGAACCTAGGCCCCTCTGGTGGTGGGGGTATTTGTAGAGGAGATCGCGGTAAACTTCTCTTCACATTCTCAAGGGGGTACGGGGTAGGGTCTAACTCCAAAGAGCTACGTGTGGTGTATGATGGCTTAGCTATTGCCATCAGCTGGGGCTCCCAAAGGTTGTCGTCAAATCAGATTCGAAAATAGCAGTGTCTCTATTAATCGAAGAATCTCATTTGAGTTGGCAATGGAAATACTAGATGTAGAGGATAGATAGGATTGGGAAAAACGTATGTGTGAACTATCTTCATGTGCCGAGGGAAGGTAATCGCATAGTGGATGGGATGGCCCACATGGGATTGGAGCTCCAATCTACCTTTTTCTCTAGTGATACCACTGATCTTCCCTTTGAGGTTAGGGGTCTTTTGTTCCTCAACAGTTTTGGGTTGGGCGCTCTTAGGCATATCCTTTCGAGCAGTCCCATGGGGCGAGATGGGGGTTATACTTGTACTGAGTTTACGATAGGCATAGCCAGGTTGTTTTCTCCCTGCCTAGCCTGAATGGTGGGTGTGTTGTACAGATCCTTTTGATTATTAaccccaaaaagaagaagaagaagaagaagaagaagaagaagaagaagaagaagaaaaaaagaagaagaagaagaagcaggatTTCATGTTCGTGGCAAGCGGAGAATCCAAATTCTTTACTTTATACTGCCTCATATCAGCTTAGGTTGTGGACTGACGTTTTGTATTTGGGCGTTCCATGTTCAGCTGGTCTGCCACAGGCGGGTTTGTTGTTACCTGGATATATaacagaagcggattgcgtacggagtaactcagtacccttagtgtactgagtaaactctgtggggtccactattatttattcattttatccactctgttaatccaattaaaagataattttagggcttgagcccaaataggaagcatatccaaaacttaagtggatcacaccacaggaagcagtgtcATTGACCCTctaacattgaaaaattcttggaggctacgaaagttttagatcaagctgatggttgtggtttctcttcatccatgtctttgtgatcctatgaacaggttggatgacaaataaacattactttgggccctaggaaggttttaacggtagaaatcattattctacactgtttcctgtggcatggtccacttgagccttggatttacttcaatttcgGGATCAACCCTTAACattagcaggaaaaatggatgaacggtgtggataaaccacctACATTCATAGTGGGcgcaattgagtttactcagtacgataaaagcatactgagtaactcagtacgcaatccgatttcatatataacaccttttttttttttttaaagtaggaGATTTCATTGATTAGCAAGATTTACAGATATTTCGGGTGAGTCCCTACAAAAAGACAAGGGACAACACCTATCGTGTACCACAGAAGAGAACGGAAAAGCCCAAAAATAGCCACAGGGGACACTGCACAAGAACAAAAACAAGAAAACCCGCAACACCGAGGCAGAGGAAGGCAATCGGTCAGGGGGATCTAACTGCACCCAGGTCAACATTGTCCAGAACCAGCTCCCCTCTCACACACCTTGGGAGGGAGGAACGACATCTAAACATTTTATCAAGGCACCCATCACTAGCCAGCCTAGCAAGGGCATCTGCCACGGCGTTCCCTTCGCAGAAGACATGGGAGAAAGAAAGATTGAGGCTCATTTTTTTAAACCGAATTTCACCAATAGTATACCAAAGATTCTAAGGAAAGGAAGATGAAAGATCCTCTGCTGCGTCCACAATAAGCTTGGAATCCGACTCCACCACAATCTTGGTCAGGCCCAAATCGGAGCAAAGGTTCAATCCATCAAGCATGGCTTGAGCTTCAACTATCGAGTTGGAAGCATGGCCATAGTATTTATGAAACGCAAAAATGAGATTACTAGAGTGATCCCTACaaactcctcctcctcctcctcctctacTCTTACGTGGATTACCTCTTGAAGATCCGTCAATGTTAAGCTTCAGCCAGCCCCTTGGCGGTTTGGACCACCGAACTATAATTGGAGAAGGTGCATGAGCAGAATTAGGATTGGAAATGTGAAGAGAGCTGAGAAGAgcggattcaaatctcaggtagaccatgtCATTAGAAATAGTGGCGAataaccattaaaaccttttctaagctataaaagttttggatcaagctgagatatattttccctttatcctagTCGTCTGGTTGACCTCATCAATGAGTTGGATCGAAGAAAAAATTACGGTGGGCATTACTGtagccctaggaagcttttaaatgtgggctttcaatcacccctgtttactatggtgtggtccacctgagatctggatatacttaattttttgaGACCAGGTCTTAAAATGGGTTGGAAAaccgatggacagcgtggatatacaaaacgtATTAAGGTGGGCCCGACGGCAAGGGTAACATCCAccaaggtgttacccgggtactAACACCCAATCCGCGCCAGCTGCAGGGTGCTTCGTTTGCCGCTGTAGGCTGTTGACGCAGAGGCCACGGCCTTTCTATTCGTGTTGATGCTGCTGGTCGGAATAGAAAGGCCTGAATTCTGGTTGTGGTCAGAAAGTAAAACTCCTTTTACATCTAACAAAATTACAGTTAGTGTACTTCGaccttttttagaaaaaaaaataaaataataacctTATAGtgtaaaacataaaataaaataaataaaaatgacaaATTAAAGCGCTATCATTACAACCACGTCCGCTCAAACTAACTAAAAAATTATGTGAAGTAAGCAAGTTTAGATGAAGACATTCTGTAAGCAAATAACATAAAGATAAGGTGTCGTGTCCAATTGGTTGGACCACAGGTTATGGGTGGCACCCAGCAAATAACTTCAAACCTTTTAAGCGCAtgggacatccaacctgttgaatagATTTACCCAAACATGAATAACACTTTACACAAAAATATTTCTATATagtcatcaagtggaccacacttgtattttgctatttatcgaTGACTATATACTGTTCTCTATGGTTTGGTTCATTTAATGAGTAGAGGGTAAATTTTTGCATTAGGCAATCCTCATGGTGAGGCACATGTATAGAAGGATTAGATGTCACAAgcacttaataggttggaagttatccactggatGAATCGTAAAGTGTGGTCCTAGCTAGTTAGACTTGAGACCATAGGAGGCCCGATAGGAGGCGGAAATGAATTGGATCATATAAGGCCTGATCGGAGGTAGAAATAATCCGGATCATAGAATGCCCAATTGGAGGCGAAAATGATCAGGATCATAAAAGGCCCGTTTGAAGGTgaaaatgatctggaccgtcagaaccttaaatcaaCCGTATCTCACTCACAAAtgagatgagtttttcgacatgttatatatgatttagggttatgagaacctacttaagcctaCGCTAGGTTGAGCATACTAGATTCCCGATTAAAAGTCcggtttaatttcatttttactataaatagtaatttttagtctgagtataactcttgatcctttgagatgtaaaagttgtgcccaacatgaaaagtatttagaaaagttaggagaataatgtggttgggcTAAATTAGATACTCCACAAAGTCCAATAGAAATAGaggtcatctataaatagtaagtttactcatttatattaagttccgtttttagggtgtttgagttggagtctaagtctacaACTCCGTCTTAGGTTTAAGCTCATTATTTTAAGAGTTAGtaatctctcttcttttttttaatcatcaatcaaattatttaaaatttattaggaattattcttgCTTTCATCCCTCCTAGATTCGAGGAAGCTCTTAATGAGTGAGatagctccgtggatttggagtaattatcccttgaggaagacggtggttGGCCTTATCACGTCCCTCCATGTGCCAAATTATTATCAATTATTTTACAAATAATACacacaaacaaacaaataaaggCCAAACGATGAGTTTTATTAACTAGAATAAGCAAAAAACACACATACAAACTGAATGATACACATgcaccttttattttattttatttttaattttggttGCAAGCTCAACATCACATCTTTTTGTAACATTCCATGGCCCAATTGTCATATGCAATACATACAACTCTAAAACCGGCAAACCCAGCCCCTCTGGCAAATGCCTCAAACTCTTTCACTGTCTTCTTCCTACCTGCACTGAAGGCAGAAATAACCATATCAGCCTGGAAGATTCCTTGAGCAACTACATTTGTCTCAGTGACATCTGGTAGAACCGGTTCCACGatgatcacctttccagattcGGGCAGCACTTTGTAGCAATTCTTTAGAATATCCAAGCACCGCTCGTCCTCCCAATCCGTGAGTATGCCCTGCACTAAAATGGCATCTGCACTTGGAATACTAACAAACATATCTCCCCCAACATGCTCCACACCTGGATAATCAGGTGCATCAGCAACGACATGGGGCAAGTCGAAATTGATACCCTTAATATGAGGGTATTTGGAGATAATCATGCTAAGCGAAGCGCCTGTCCCGCCTCCGACAGTGACGACCCGCTCGAATCGTTCAAAGCCCTTGTACATGTCTAGCATCTTCTTCATGATAATGGTGGAGTGGTCCGACATTGCTTTATTAAAGAGATTGCGGAGCCTGAGATCGACGGAGGTGTACTCGTATGCACTCATCTCATGTGCCTTATCGAACAGTTGACCCCCTTCAAAAATTGCATCTTTCAAGTGGTGCAAACTTTCCATAACGACCTTATCATGGCTCAAGAGCAGCAAGGGTGCAATAGATACACCGTCTTGATTCCTAACAAGGAATCTGCACACAGGCGCCAGGCCATAGACCCTCTCTATGCGGCCGTCGCCGCATGGGCTAACAGTGCAAGTGAGAACGGAGTGGGTAGCGAGGAGGCGCATGATACGATCTAGCAAGGCGGGGGCATCTGGGTTGTGTGTGGAAAGGTGAGAGGCGACCTCAGAAGCTGACAGGTAGGCCCCTGGCCCACATCTGGCCATGATTTCAAGCACCTCGAGTTCGATGGCTGCTTTCAAAACCATGGGGAAGACAGATGCAGTGGCAAGTTGCATGGCAAACATGCACTCTTCGTCATGTTCGATGGACGTGTTTGGATGGTTGATGATCAAATCCATATTTGATTGGTTTGTTACTTGAGGTGAGGAGAAGAGGAACTCGTTAGTTCTGCACGAAGAAAATCAGGAATTCGTTTGCTTGGGATGAAGTTTGCACGGGAATACAAGATTTATATATTGTAAGGCCGCCCCATCAACCATCCACGTGTAAAGAGGACTTTTCTTGTTCCTAGGGTCGAgaaaagttcctgcgcaaggttcATGGgaggggcccactgcgatgtttgtgagaaattaaaCCCGTACACCGTTTTTCGACCTCATTTTAAGACGTGCtacgaaaaataaagaagatccaaaaactcaagtgggccataggtgatgaaacagtgggaaagaaatgtctaccgttgaaacctttctaggctccaccttgctgtttatatgccatctaaaccgtttataagattatttttagactgttaaaaaaattttatgggcatataaatatttcaacggtggtcactaaatatccactgtttcctcttttGTGGCGcattgagtttttgatcctcctcACTTTTGATTCGCGTCATAAAATGGGCTTAAAAAACGGATAGAGGGGTTGGATTTCTCAGGAACATCTAAGAGAACCCCACACGGAATCCTCGCACAGGAACTTCCTCCGAAAGGGTTTCGCAGGAAAGCCGCGTCCGGTGGGGAAGGTAGGCGGGCAGGGAGGACGTGATGACTTcggtactataaatagtaaaatatcATAACTACTACTTGTCCTTAGGGTTtccggccaaaaatagtaacgGTTGGTCTTTGCCGAAAGTCATATGGACGCggtttgcgtcctacccctgcctggatggatctgtggggcccacagtgatgcaagtgttttatccacgccgtttattatttttttaagattattttaaggtatgatcgaagcaggtccacagctccgtGGACCAGCCCAAagctgcggtgataatgacagccaccgttgaaacctttctaagggccactgtgatggtgttttttttaatttttttttattttttattttttatttaatgatccaaATTATTAATAaagtcatgtagatgtggatgaagtgaaaaaacaaatattatcttgatccgaaacttctctagttcccaagaagtttttaatggtggaagttcaatacccaccttgtggtccacttaatcactGGACCTGCCTTTTatttggttcataccttaaaataatcttagaaaaatgatgaacggcatggataaaacacttac harbors:
- the LOC131218596 gene encoding caffeic acid 3-O-methyltransferase-like, whose translation is MDLIINHPNTSIEHDEECMFAMQLATASVFPMVLKAAIELEVLEIMARCGPGAYLSASEVASHLSTHNPDAPALLDRIMRLLATHSVLTCTVSPCGDGRIERVYGLAPVCRFLVRNQDGVSIAPLLLLSHDKVVMESLHHLKDAIFEGGQLFDKAHEMSAYEYTSVDLRLRNLFNKAMSDHSTIIMKKMLDMYKGFERFERVVTVGGGTGASLSMIISKYPHIKGINFDLPHVVADAPDYPGVEHVGGDMFVSIPSADAILVQGILTDWEDERCLDILKNCYKVLPESGKVIIVEPVLPDVTETNVVAQGIFQADMVISAFSAGRKKTVKEFEAFARGAGFAGFRVVCIAYDNWAMECYKKM